In Vidua chalybeata isolate OUT-0048 chromosome 5, bVidCha1 merged haplotype, whole genome shotgun sequence, one genomic interval encodes:
- the LOC128788267 gene encoding LOW QUALITY PROTEIN: DNA repair protein RAD51 homolog 1-like (The sequence of the model RefSeq protein was modified relative to this genomic sequence to represent the inferred CDS: inserted 4 bases in 2 codons): MLLFLPPCELCGTNSSDGKNLEAAGFHTVEVVAFAPEKELLNIKGISETKAHKIPAEAAKLAPXGFHYSTEFHLQWSEIIHITTGSKELEKLLQEEIETGSITXLFGEFHSGKTQQCPSLAVTGQFPIDCGGSEGKATSMDTEGIFHPEQLLAMAERNGLWHQCPGQGGLCRGFTSDRQAQLLGQAGD; the protein is encoded by the exons ATGttgcttttcctccctccctgcgAGCTTTGTGGCACAAATTCCAGTGATGGGAAGAATCTGGAAGCAGCTGGATTTCACACAGTGGAGGTTGTGGCTTTTGCAccagagaaggagctgctgaacATTAAAGGCATCAGTGAAACCAAAGCTCACAAAATCCCT GCTGAGGCAGCCAAACTGGCTCC AGGATTTCACTACAGCACAGAATTTCACCTGCAGTGGTCAGAAATCATCCATATCACCACTGGCTCCAAAGAGCTGGAAAAGTTGCTTCAAG aagaaatagaaacagGATCCATAAC GTTATTTGGGGAATTCCATAGTGGGAAGacacagcagtgtcccagcctggcagtcACTGGTCAG TTCCCCATAGACTGTGGGGGCAGTGAGGGAAAAGCCACATCCATGGACACAGAGGGGATCTTCcatccagagcagctcctggccatgGCTGAAAG GAATGGCCTCTGGCATCAATGCCCTGGACAAGGTGGCCTCTGCCGGGGCTTTACCAGCGACCGCCAGGCCCAGCTgctgggtcaggctggagaCTGA
- the REP15 gene encoding rab15 effector protein has translation MWKRPLPAEKMGQKVSQEDNQENKAETLVICEVFSQGVLHASQRLKDYLGFVDPQSKFQPATNTLSKIFNFIGFCVGRGVDEQIMTSKMTKQQSSLFGVDWIWTLCGSDKQIKLQITVQALQPAELFYGECPAEDCCREATLADECFQNMSRFEKLAEFCRLVGRDCLGLFVVFGVPGKPKDIGGVLLDSVAKEEQKCCLSGRNALQQFVTSTDSSLPTKDMLENCLGTKNRLKDVGNVYINFV, from the coding sequence ATGTGGAAACGACCTCttccagcagagaaaatggGCCAGAAGGTCTCCCAGGAGGACAACCAGGAGAACAAGGCTGAAACTCTGGTCATCTGTGAAGTCTTCAGCCAGGGTGTGCTCCATGCATCTCAAAGGCTGAAGGATTATCTGGGTTTTGTGGATCCTCAAAGCAAATTCCAGCCAGCCACGAACACGCTGAGCAAGATCTTCAACTTCATTGGCTTCTGCGTGGGAAGGGGTGTGGATGAGCAGATCATGACCAGCAAAATGACCAAGCAGCAGTCCTCCCTGTTCGGAGTGGACTGGATCTGGACTCTGTGTGGGTCTGACAAGCAGATCAAGCTGCAGATCACCGTGCAGGCTTTGCAGCCAGCCGAGCTCTTCTACGGAGAGTGCCCTGCTGAGGATTGCTGCCGGGAGGCCACGCTGGCCGACGAGTGCTTCCAGAACATGAGCAGGTTTGAGAAGCTGGCCGAGTTCTGCCGCCTGGTGGGACGGGACTGCCTGGGCTTGTTCGTCGTGTTCGGCGTGCCAGGGAAGCCCAAGGACATCGGAGGAGTCCTGCTGGACAGCGTTGCCAAGGAGGAGCAAAAATGCTGCCTGTCGGGCAGGAATGCACTGCAGCAATTTGTCACCAGCACTGACAGCTCCCTGCCCACAAAAGACATGCTGGAAAATTGCCTGGGCACCAAAAATAGGCTGAAGGACGTGGGCAATGTGTACATAAACTTTGTGtga